In the genome of Chiloscyllium plagiosum isolate BGI_BamShark_2017 unplaced genomic scaffold, ASM401019v2 scaf_85010, whole genome shotgun sequence, one region contains:
- the LOC122545436 gene encoding cell wall protein DAN4-like: TQFSSSKEPASELSPASTLASAVTVNSSATHPTTVKESTTPASSETYPSPQSTSINSSTFENNPTTAQVSSITGSSSESFPKATEASSSIETPLQTSQGSSHPTVTQVSSTSVSLLDSSQGASQITVLGQSSSESHSATTPLIHTTHSSSETQPTRIQSVSSTDRSAGSTSGEAPESPVTETSSQTHPTTRNMSIKTLKSSESNPTMTQVSSITKTSSEMQSTTSQLSTATQISSLTHSTENKFSLLASSSTETPLSAHTSSVTLATGGSNLTTLQFSSRPESSSQSQAVHTHQSSISETSPELYPPTTQTSAVIISSSETHPTTEQMSSLAMSSSLIHSTPQGSFETASSSTTAQVPSITGSSTELSQTTLQVSSITKHSALTEQSNTFSLITGFSSGTKTSTTQISSTTQTSSELSSAPTHGSFVTLNSSPNTLITMKSSTVTPDLSENYLSAQSVSRNSSISENNSTTAQVTSITEHSSELHPIVTQVSSITESPSETSQGSSQVASTVSLVTGSSPGSHSTVTQFSSSTEPASELSPASTQASAVTVNSSATHPTTVKESTTPASSETYPSPQSTSI; the protein is encoded by the coding sequence TGACACAATTTTCATCATCAAAAGAGCCTGCATCTGAATTGTCCCCTGCATCAACACTAGCGTCAGCAGTAACAGTGAATTCATCAGCAACCCATCCAACCACAGTGAAAGAATCAACTACACCGGCCTCATCAGAAACCTATCCATCCCCACAGAGTACATCAATAAATTCTTCAACATTCGAAAACAACCCAACAACAGCACAGGTGTCATCCATAACTGGGTCttcttcagaatcctttccaaaagcAACAGAAGCTTCATCAAGCATTGAAACCCCGTTACAGACCAGTCAGGGATCATCACATCCAACAGTGACACAAGTCTCATCAACATCTGTGTCTCTACTGGACAGCAGTCAGGGAGCATCACAAATAACCGTTTTAGGACAATCGTCATCTGAATCTCATTCAGCAACAACTCCATTGATACACACGACTCATTCTTCATCAGAAACACAGCCAACAAGGATACAATCAGTATCCAGTACTGACCGCTCAGCAGGAAGTACTTCAGGAGAAGCACCAGAGTCTCCAGTAACTGAGACATCATCACAAACACATCCAACAACAAGGAACATGTCTATCAAAACTTTGAAATCATCAGAAAGCAATCCAACAATGACACAAGTGTCATCAATAACTAAGacttcatcagaaatgcaatCTACAACATCACAGCTGTCAACAGCGACACAGATttcatcactgacccactcaaCTGAAAACAAATTTTCTTTGCTCGCGTCATCCTCAACTGAAACCCCTCTATCTGCACACACATCATCAGTGACACTTGCTACAGGAGGATCCAATCTAACAACATTGCAATTCTCATCAAGACCTGAGTCTTCATCACAATCCCAGGCTGTACATACCCACCAATCATCAATAAGTGAGACATCACCAGAATTGTATCCACCAACAACACAGACATCAGCAGTAATAATATCTTCATCAGAGACACATCCAACAACTGAACAAATGTCATCACTGGCAATGTCTTCATCACTGATCCACTCAACACCTCAAGGATCATTCGAAACTGCGTCCAGTTCAACCACCGCACAGGTACCATCAATAACTGGCTCTTCAACAGAATTAAGTCAAACAACTTTACAAGTGTCATCGATCACAAAACATTCAGCACTGACTGAACAAAGTAACACATTCTCATTGATAACTGGGTTTTCATCAGGCACCAAGACAAGTACAACGCAAATATCTTCAACAACGCAAACTTCATCAGAGTTGTCCTCTGCACCAACACATGGGTCATTTGTAACACTGAATTCATCACCAAACACTCTAATCACAATGAAATCCTCCACTGTTACACCAGACCTATCAGAAAACTATTTGTCAGCACAGAGTGTGTCAAGGAATTCATCAATATCAGAAAACAATTCCACAACAGCACAAGTCACATCCATAACTGAGCATTCTTCGGAATTGCACCCAATAGTGACACAAGTCTCATCAATAACTGAGTCTCCATCAGAAACCAGTCAGGGATCATCACAAGTAGCCTCAACAGTCTCATTGGTAACTGGGTCTTCACCGGGAAGCCACTCAACAGTGACACAATTTTCATCATCAACAGAGCCTGCATCTGAATTGTCCCCTGCATCAACA